The DNA window ccggtgcctacaggagacactccttaagggtaagttttaacctcttcacccgtagtataaacgctgcgtaaatggtatgaaatactaaaccgaaacttgttctcttgtagtggagagaagagaaaggaatgaaaagagacccatacaaggatgaccaactcttagagctcgtcggtgacctttgtaacttcatattggaccagattgtacacgtcagaggtgcctaccatgaccgagagtctgagttaggtacaaatcctcagtaccaacaccttcgtgagactaaaagactagctctaggacgttgataacaatgtgtatggaatttatatatttaatgatagattgtatatattcttgtgaattggacttgtaattgtagtttatataatactcttgtgcttgtagtcgcggtcgcggggcgtttggcaatgcgaacgcggttcggaacgctggccgcgaggcgttcggcaacacgaacgcggttcggaatgttggtcgcggggtgttcggcaacgcgaacgtggttcggaacgttggtcgtggcacgttcggcaacgcgattttgaattgtaaatttgaatttttttacggaaaaacgtactgtaggggcggttctagattgaaccgcccctacaaatacctgtttgtaggggcggctggtaatacgagccgcccctacaaatctatttgtagggacggccggTAATACGACCCGCTCCTAAAAATCGGCTCCTAAAAatcgagccgcccctataaatcgatttgtaggggcggcctgggaaccacccctacaaatgcatgatttgtagagacccttgcgtagtggtggctgggcaaaccgcccctacaaatggtctacaaccgccgCTAAAAACCCTTTTTGATGTAGTGAACTTGTCTGCTACTACTACAGTACTACCCCAGATGAAACTGAGGTCCATAGCCGCCTCCAAGAATACCTCTTGTCTGCTACTACTATAGTGCTACCCCAGATGAAACTGAGCTCCATAGCCGCATACCTCATCTTATTTTGTAGCTTCTGTACTTACTGCCCCATATGGAACTGAGCTCCGTAGCCGCCCCTCTACTTTTAGTTATGAATAGAAAAGACAGGCCGGCCTAGTAGTGGATATATATAGCTACTCGGAGTGAACCAATCCGAAAGTAGACCAAAGTGACGCGCACGCAGCAGATTAATATGGCGACCAGCGGCGACGAGAAGACGGATGCGGTGCAGAACAAGAAGGTGGTGCTAAGGAGGTACGTCACCGGCCGTTTCCCGACCGAAGATGAtatggagatcattgtggacacTATCAGTCCGCGTGTGCCGGTGGGGCGGACCGCCGTGTTGGTCAAGAACCTGTACCTGTCCTGCGACCCCTGGATGCGTGGCCGCATGAACAAGCAAGACGACGGCCCCACCGTGCCGCCCGCCGGAGAGGTACGCATCCAAATTCTATCCACACAGTCAGTTGGTCTGATCTCACTTGCTATACATTGCCAGTTGCTAAACCACGTGGCAGCCTTATTAGAATCAGAGGTGAAGAAATCTGTGTGTGATACTGTGATTTGTTAATCAGGCCATGGTCAATTTCTCCGTGGGCAAGGTCATCGACTCTACACACCCGGACTTCACcgccggcgacctcgtctggGGGATGACTGGATGGGAGGAGTACACCCTCGTCATGGAACCGGAATCCCTGAAAAAGATCAACCACACCGAGCTGCCGCTCTCCTACTACACGGGGGTTCTTGGTCAGCGATTCATTGGCGTTTTGCTCTAAAAATATGCCAGTTTGCTCGTCAAAGACAATGATCCAATGTTAACCGCCGTACAGGGATGCCGGGGCTCACGGCATACGCCTGCTTTTTCGATGTCGGGAAGCCGAAGAAGGGCGACTTCGTGTTCGTCTCGGCGGCGTCAGGCGCCGTCGGGCAACTGGTCGGGCAGCTTGCCAAGATCGCCGGTTGCTACGTGGTCGGCAGCGCCGGCTCCGACGAGAAGGTCAGTCTCCTCAAGACTAAGTTCGGCTTCGACGACGCGTTCAACTACAAGTCCGAGACCGACCTCGGCGCCGCGCTCAAGAGGTGTTTTCCCGATGGCATCGACATCTACTTCGACAGCGTGGGCGGCGCGACGCTGGACGCCGTGCTGCTGCAGATGCGCCACGGCGGCCGGATCGCCGTCTGCGGGATGATCTCGCAGTACAATTTGGagcagccctacggcctgcgcaaccTGTACTGCATCATCGCCAAGGCCATCAGGGTGGAGGGGTTCTACTTTGCTTTCTACATGCATGTGTACGCGAGGTTCGAGGAGGAGATGGCTGGCTACATCAAGGACGGGAAGGTCACCGTCGTGGAGGACGTCGTCGAGGGCATTGATAGCGCACCGGCAGCTCTAATCGGGCTGTTCTCAGGGAAAAATGTTGGGAAACAGTTGGTTGCGATTGCATGCAAGGGCATGAGTTGAAGCAGGAACTCCGTAATGGTGACGAGCTGAGCAAAAACAAGTCTTGTGATACTTGTGTGATGCCTCTCCAACCGGTCCTTGTTTAAATAAGAGGGCACTGTTATTGTATTGGAATAAAAAAGGGGGAAATTTGTTGAACACAGCCAACGTCAAaatttgctcatggacattacaaATTCGTGGTTCCTTACGGCAGCACCGATTATTTTATTTACTTTTTAGTTTTGGGAAGAGAGAAGGTAGGGAAAATGTTTAAACTGCCCTCGTCTTCAACCTCTGTCacctgcttcctcgagctcttcaCCGCGTCGTCCTGAGTCTGGTtgtccaccgccgccaccatggccacACGCCGCCTGGCGAGGCCACGCACCCGGCAAGGCCGCGCCCGCCTAGGTCATGGCCACCGTCCGCCATGGCTTCGCCACCGGCGAGGCCCCGCCCCCGTCCAAGGCAAGGCCGCTCGCCCGTCCCAGCAAGGCCATGTGCCCCCGGCCAGGCCCGCCCCGATCGTGgccgccgtccgccatggccatgcCCCCGACGAGTCACAAGCCCCTGGCCAGGCAGCGCTCGCCCCAGGCCATGGCCGCACGGCAGGAACGAAGGGAGCAGGCCATGCGCTTTGCGGTAGAAATGGAGGGAGCGGCTTGCAGCTCCGTGGCTAGTGAGCGCCCGGTGCTATCgtgtgttggtggtccttaatgatAATTTCCAACCGCCAGTTTATATCTAAAAcgggagaaataaacaaacttttaACACAAGCATTTACttttgacatagttccacttgtattggaagaaacatgcactactaggaatatccacttctatgacgaataaaTTTCGTcattgaaggagccaaattcgtcataattttagttttatgacgaatttatgatgaaaaacgaTTCGTCACAAAAGTTGCGTCACTCTTGCACATCTATGACGAATCTGACAAAATCGTCATATAAGTGTCTTGATCTGTGATGAAAACAGATCGTCATAGAACTTTTTTGACATGCGTGGCAGGGGGCTGCCACCCTGGTGGGCGcttatagccggttgcattggataTGGCTCGGGTACGtatcaccttcttattgcacaacgtggccatctctggttcttgcacataTCAGGTTCTTCCTGAACCACATGTCGGGTcgctgttgttccacatgtcagttttctattggcacacatgTCATGTTGCGATTGGATCACGTgccacttcttcattggaccatgtttCGTATTTTATTGGTCCACGTAGCCATTTCTTATTCGACCACGTGTCACGGTGTTGTCCATCCACGTTTCGTTTCTTATGCAGGGCGGCGCCAGCGGTGTCCATGGGGAAGAAGAATGGTGATTGAACGAAGAAGAATGGTGATTTAGAGATGACTTGTGGGGCCTATGTATCAGTGACGTGGAGGACTAGAGGGAGAGAGTAGCAAGGACACTTTAGTCAATACAAGAATATGGTGGCCTGCACATGGGACCAACAATGTCTAGACCATAGAAAGTGGCAAGATTTTTTTTTATGCAAGAAAGTGGCAAGATTTAGGTAGATGACAAATTATAATGACAAGTTTCTAATTAGATGAATTGTAGTGGTGTTTCCGGTAACCGTGAATTTTATAATGGCATGAATGCAAATAGCCAATATGCAATCATCGCAACCACTCACCAAGCACCCACCGACCATGTGTGAATCCCTTGTATATTGTTCCCTTTCTTTTTCTCGATTACACAGCATCATTCAGACACTCACAACGCACGCACATTGACCCCTATGAATGCACACACGTAAACTCTACCTCTGTGAGCATCTTCAAAGACTGGACCAGTAAATCCTCGAGATTGACCAAATCACCACAGGCGCCTCGCTATCGACGGGAACGTCGATCGCCTACCACCAAAAGCATAAAAGCCGTTAAATCCTGGAGTATTCGCTCTCACGAGGAGTCAAACCAGGACCTGAAGTGCTACTGAAGCTCTTGTAACCGTTAAGCTACAGGCCCTTTCGCTCATATCTTATTTTGCAACTTCTTGTACTACCCCATACGAAATTGAGAACTCCATATTAGCAATCATAGCAGCTCCTCACCAAGCACTAAGCATGCGTGAATCCCTCATCTTATTTTCTAACTTCTGTACTTATATGAATCTGAGCTCTTCATATGAGCAATCATTGCAGCCGTTCACCAAGCACCAACCATGCATGAATCCCTCATCTTATTTTCCAACTTGTCTGCTACTACTACAGTACTACCCCAGATGAAACTGAGGTCCATAGCCGCCTCCAAGAATACCTCTTGTCTGCTACTACTACAGTGCTACCCCAGATGAAACTGAGCTCCATAGCCGCCTCCAAGAATACCTCATCTTATTTTGTAGCTTCTGTACCTACTTCCCCATATGGAACTGAGCTCCGTAGCCGCCCCTCTACTTTTAGTTATGAATAGAAAAGACAGGCCGGCCTAGTAGTGGATAGATGATGTACAGTTGTAGAAGTATATATAGCTACTCGGAGTGAACCAATCCGAAAGTAGACCAAAGTGACGCGCACGCAGCAGATTAATATGGCGACCAGCGTCGACGAGAAGACGGATGCGGTGGTGCAGAACAAGAAGGTGGTGCTAAGGAGGTACGTCACCGGCCGTTTCCCGACCGAAGATGAtatggagatcattgtggacacTATCAGTCTGCGGGTGCCGGTGGGGCGGACCGCCGTGTTGGTCAAGAACATGTACCTGTCCTGCGACCCGTGGATGCACTACCGGagacagcttctttgccgagtgcctcaggcactcggcaaaggtccatatacactcggcaaagcctttgcagagtgctttgccgagtgcactttaacAGGcactaatctgacactcggcaaatcctttgccgaagaaaagtcgccgtgacggcgagcgccaccgtgacggcggctttgccgagtgtcaaggtcaaacactcggcaaaggtcgccgcttTGCCGAACACCGTtggttagacactcggcaaaggtggccactgtgtcgagTGCCACcagcaagacactcggcaaataggtgacctttgccgagtgcctggcccatggcactcggcaaatctgtgatgtttgccgagtgtaatggcctttgcactcggcaaagtatgttcccaggtagtcactttgccaagtgtcatggccattgcactcggcaaagtgactgaaaacagccttttttatttgttttttacatccatccaaacaaatagaagatatatataacaaacatcaccaacatcacatatatatcatcaacagcatatatatatcaccaacaccacatatatatcacaaacgtcacatgtctcacaatatatcacaaataagttcataagtaatccaagtgctccatcatctacaaccacaattgcaaatagaagtaccattaacaaccacaagtgtatcatcaccaagatggccaatgagactaATTTGGTGAAGAAtttgctgaagcatgaggatcgttcgatgccgccgattgattctgcacaaaggagaagagattgcatgtgtgagacaagataaatatatatcatacatgaataaaactttcatactccactaggtttgaccgtaagcataaacatacaaactaaaacatatATACTCAcgggagtagaatagtgaggaggtggaggtggaggtggagcgaatagcgaaggtggtggaactacacccatagcggcgccaagactttgcatgtactgaagaatctccgccatcctccgctgctcggcctcccgctcggcttccaccctctccatctttgtctgcatctgctcccgtatcctcctctcttgttctagctgggcctacaatatattcaccccaatgttacaataatgcaaaggaaaggtatgaaaaacccaatgaacgacgaataaaccaggaataacctcgagtgcgtccacccggtggtgtgaagtgtcctgccgaggtcgtatggccgggctcctgctcgtgctgcttgctcgaatctaggagagactgggagtagcggccgagtcgattgcactgtcaccaatccagtaccgctcatgcttcttgcctcctcccaccctcttgacgacttctccatcaaagtccttggtgctcggatcgtactctggcccatggacctcccatgccatcgatgtgtactcactgaggcggttgtggatggtcgcattgctgtacgcctcgggcccatcctccgggttgtagtcgacgttggacgtcgccttgcccttgtgggccatagcaaatgccttgaagatggagcaaggttgGCCACATGTGACGATGACTGTGAGAaaaacagcaagatgattagaaatcatgcagaattgagcgttagaataaataaatgaattcgcgtacccatgtttctgcatatccgctgaggctgcggctgccttgatggtgtgctacacctggcatcatcaaacgtcTCTCCCgacacaagttgtgcgtctcctcccactcgcgtgagcaccacttgtccaccatctatACCCAGCACTAGGGATGCGCGGCGCACCAAAAAGGAATCATctataggccatcaagtacatgacatatcataatatgaaattaagcctacttaatctcaaaaggaatcagtattaatgttctgtatttacctgcaggtactggtcccgggtcagcgtcatggttcttgcatcccttttggtgaccttcgttccaaggacggtcccgtggtaagttacgacgACCTGGATGCACGCCTCTTAATGCATGTCCATGacgagttttttgcagcatttggtagccaccgcttccgccctggcctcatgtccgtcctggcatctaaagaaatcctgcatacaaacacgatgtatccattcattatttcaagaatgtccaatgaatgcgatgtattgagcaatgtagtgcgaggaagacttacccacatcTCTTGCTTCACCTGCTccaccttgttgttgaataccctacaGGCCCGATCTGCAGCATCGGGGATGACGGTGTAGTGGTCAAATGAGTAGGCCGGCCCCGTCACTCCagcgtactcaaccaggccagggaagttctccttgcacagaagactgaggatgccattgacttggcgtgtgtgagcacctccactcgccacaatcgtccagttcctacccaagtgattaagaaaaaatattagtttctattttgattttcaacatatcatacaaagtagtgataacatctaaagttacttactttcccCCTCGAGTCAAATCAGCGTGcgtctctcacgaggtatcggtCACTGTGGGAGCCACATCGGACCTCACAAGTAGACGctcgacgaactagaggaagcggaaccccctgctgtcgcctcctcctcctcatcctcctgtgCGTCCACCTGcacctcctcggcgtcctcctggggcacatgctcctcctcctcctcctcatgcgATGGGGCGCTAGGCGACActgcggctgctcctcctcctcatcccatagcccaccatctttgttcaatcacctgcaattaaaaagagtaaaccaataagcacaggtaaacaagaagtacttagaaagagatgcaaaataaacaaaacataattacaaaataacatagtattacatgtattagaaataatcttcatgattgggattagctagatcataagtctcatcatcactatcaatcatgtcgaaataatcaacactatccgaatgagcaatgttgccattgtcattgtctaaatgtaatcgctcaagcatttgtaagtccttcacattttgcacctcatctccagtgtcctcttcaataaccgtttcattgtctacttccattccgatcgcttcggttaagtctatctcaaacctcccttctagtccctcttcttgaaagaactctccatcatatgtgtttgggtctaagttgtaatcttcatcgtttgggacatgcactttaccgtgtggcaataccctgtgcacaatatcccaactcttaagatgccttttggtttgacacgcatatgggagataataaacttgcgtggcctgttgggccacaatatagacatcgtctcctggtaagacggaatcctgtcgaattttgactagcccaagattagaatatgtccgtctcgttacttcaggatcaaaccaatggcatttgaatatgacgggattaaaaggtttggaaccatgaaacttgagttcgtatatttcttcaattcttccataatactcgacctcatcaatgCCGGGTGTAAAAACTCCAaaacttgtggttcttcgattgggccaactcttctcgtagcttgttgtgcgaaagcgatatccattcacgtcataactagaaaatgacttgaccctataggcaaagccatcggcaaTCTGTCTCAACTCGACAtgcatagacgcatccctctggccctacaagctcaagcaggatacatcgttatattattcgcacgtacgagtaacttggaatgtcaaactaagtacgagctaaattggacggtaccttctatttgaaccaagaaataaaatcgggcattccatttcccgtaccctatctaagaagggtatctagctACTGctgggtaggatcccttgattgacgccagaattcattgagaaattccctataccaacgagaaacaaagGGGGTTAgatgcagaatagtgatggcatatttaacaagttcgttgagaccttactgcatgtacggcgccacttcgtcaaggttggtcaacacgtatagcatgatatggcaccactcttcatgattcaaggtcttgggggtcgatgcacttgagcttccgagttgccctcggaaaaggctgaggttcgattcattttcgccagcattgtaatgagggggtggattatgcacgctagggaggttgtcaccatagtatgttgttgtgaagttcgccacctcctccagaatgtatgcctctgcaatgtaagcctcaattttgcatttatttctacatttctttcgaagaacctttagacatctctcgattggatagcaccaacagcCCTGCACGAGctcccccattcgtgcctcatacgggaggtgcaaaatcaaatgttgcatcggattgaagaagcctaggtggaaagatcttctctaacttatagagcaacacaggtgccattctttccaagtcagcaatcacggtccaagataactccttggcataaagctggtgaaagaaatagctcaactctgccagcactagccagacatgctcaaggacatagcctcgaaccatcgccgaaagaagccgctcaatccatatgtggtagtcatgactcttcatccctaagactcgcatagtagataagttcactcccctcctcagattagctgcatacccatcagggaacattaacgtttggatccattctagtacttccctcctttggggcttgctcaagacaaaatcggccttaggccttctccatgtcttgccgcgactaggaggcttcatatgttggtttggtctatcgcataacgttgcaagatccactctagccttaatgttgtcctttgacttgtcaggaatgtccatgattgttgcccaaagtgcctcagtgacattcttttcagtgtgcattacatcaatgttgtgtggaaggagaaggtcatcaaaataggggagcctgagtcaagcccgacttatgagtccacatatgttgctcaccatatcccatgaaaccaccttctagattgaccacgagaccatctatctgttcacgAACCACAGCACCAGTCATTATTGGTGGTGTAGGGTctgtcactatgacacctttcataaagttcttgatgtctcgtctgaatgcatggtcaagaggaaggaattgtcgatgtttgtcaaatgatgaatacttgccacccttctgcaaccaaatgaacctcagaccttccttgtatactgggcatgggaacttcccgtgaacacaccaggcgtagaatattccatacaccaggaagtcatgcggggagtagtggtaccaaacatgcattttgaagtttttctttgtagctcggtcgtatgtccataccccttcctcccaagcatggaccaattcatcaatcataggctccatgaacacacccatattattcctcgggtgtccaggaattatcaatgacaagaatacattctatcgttgaaagcatacgtcggggggagattgagggggataacgaacatgggccaacatgtgtatggggcaaccatcattccataaggattgaacccatttgttgccagcacaacacgtacattatgagcctctttagctttctcatgatgaatgccatcaaagtgggtccatgcttcaccatcagatgcatgtaccatcctgtcaggattgtatcgtttgccatttttgtgccatgtcatctgtttcatggattcctcggttatgtatagctgttggatcctcggtatgaatggaaggtgccgtaggattgtcacgggaatgtcaagctgcctcttctagccatcactagaatctacctccaggaacctagaggatttacactttggacaatactttgcttccacgtattctttcctaaataggacgcacccctttggacaagcatgtatctgctcatacgacatcttaagtgcacgaaggagtttctatgactcgtgatgctctttggcagaaggtgaccctctagaagtaggctgccaataactgtcaacataccatcgaaggcgtctcgactcaagctatactaggactttaacgccattatgcgtccaatggcatctagttgagaaacctttgtctagccatgaaggggtttctatgccgcggcaaacatgtcgtagaacgcctttgcggttgcctctggct is part of the Miscanthus floridulus cultivar M001 chromosome 9, ASM1932011v1, whole genome shotgun sequence genome and encodes:
- the LOC136481769 gene encoding 2-alkenal reductase (NADP(+)-dependent)-like, whose product is MATSGDEKTDAVQNKKVVLRRYVTGRFPTEDDMEIIVDTISPRVPVGRTAVLVKNLYLSCDPWMRGRMNKQDDGPTVPPAGEAMVNFSVGKVIDSTHPDFTAGDLVWGMTGWEEYTLVMEPESLKKINHTELPLSYYTGVLGMPGLTAYACFFDVGKPKKGDFVFVSAASGAVGQLVGQLAKIAGCYVVGSAGSDEKVSLLKTKFGFDDAFNYKSETDLGAALKRCFPDGIDIYFDSVGGATLDAVLLQMRHGGRIAVCGMISQYNLEQPYGLRNLYCIIAKAIRVEGFYFAFYMHVYARFEEEMAGYIKDGKVTVVEDVVEGIDSAPAALIGLFSGKNVGKQLVAIACKGMS